The Cloacibacillus sp. DNA window ACCGCGTCTGGAAAGACGGAGTGCTCGCGGACGAACCGTCAGACGTAATAAAATACTGGCGCGACGACCTGGTAGCCTTTCTGCTCGGCTGCTCCTTCAGCTTTGAGGGCGCGCTGCTTGAGGCCGGCATCCCCATCCGCCACATAGACATGAACTGCAACGTCCCCATGTACATCACAAACATACAGAACAAGCCGGCTGGGCGTCTTTCAGGCCCAATGGTGGTCAGTATGCGTCCCGTGAAATTTGAACAGGTGCCAAAGGCCGTCCTCTCAACGGGAAGATTCCCCGCAGTCCACGGTGCGCCCATCCATGTCGGAGATCCGTCGGCCATCGGCATAAAAGATGTAAACAAACCGGATTTCGGCGACGCGGTAGAGATTCGCGAAGGCGAGACGCCTGTGTTCTGGGCCTGCGGAGTGACGCCTCAAGCGGTGCTGATGAACAGCAAACCGCCCTTTGCCATAACGCACGCGCCGGGATATATGTTTATAGGCGATCCCAAGGATGTAGACTACGCCGTATTTTAAACTGCGGCGTAGATAACGCGGATTAGATGCGCGAAGAGGCTGCCGCACGCGCGGCCTCTTCGCGCAATTTTATTAAAGACCGCCGCAGAAAAGGCTCACAAAAGGTTCAAAATTTAGTGTATAGTATTGCCATGATGATGCAGGGAGATAAACTCAACGTAACAATAGCGGATATAAACAACGAGGGTGAAGGCGTGGTGCGCGCCGGCAGCGAGCGCTTTGTGCTCTTCGTGCCGGACGCGCTGCCCGGCGAGGAGGCCGAGGTGCGCGTCGTCTCAAAAAAGAAAAATTACGGCACGGCAAAGCTGCTGGAAAGGCGCAGTACGTCGCCGGACAGAACAGCCCCGGTATGCCCCTCGTTTGGAAGGTGCGGCGGCTGTCAGCTTCAGCATATAGCATACAACGCACAGCTTAAAATGAAAGAAAAGACGGTGCGCGACGCACTTGAACGCATCGGCGGCTTTCACGCGCCAAAGGTCGCGCCATGCGAGCCGTCACCGAGCCAGTGGGGATACCGAAACAAAGCCTCTCTGCCCGTTCAGTCCTTTTGCGGCGAACGCGTCCACGCCGGTTTTTATAAAAAGCGCAGCCACGAAATAATTCCTTACACACAATGCGCCGTGCTAGACCCTAAAATCAACGAGATAGCGCGCGCTCTGCTTGCAGCGCTGAAAGAGGCCGGCTTTTGCGGCGTTCGCGAAGGCGGCGGCCCTCAGTCCGGGCTGCTTCGCCACGTCGTAATAAGACAGGCGCGCTTCACAGAAGATTCACTCGTTGCCGTCATCGGAAGCCGTGCGCTCTCTGACGCTGAAACGCGCCGCCTCAACACCGTCGCGAAAAAAATCAAAGGACTCGGCGGCCTCGTTTACAACATAAACGCGGAACCGGGCAATTTTATATGGGGAAGCAGAACTATCCCTATCTTCGGCGCGTCCGTAATGACGGAACGCCTCGGCCCCTACAAATTCACCTTTGAAGCCTCGTCGTTCTTTCAGGTAAACTCCGAACAGGCGGCGGCGCTCTACGAATGCGCCGCGAAACTGGCGCTCGCAGACTCTCCAAAAAACATACTAGAACTATATTCCGGTACCGGAAGCCTCACAGTATTTCTGGCCGCAAACGGCGCCGCCGTCACCGCCGTAGAAAGCTGGCTTCCCGCCGCAAAATACATAAAAACAAACGCCGAACAGAACGGCATAACTACAATAACACATAAAGCGGCGCAGGCCGAAGATATAGCG harbors:
- a CDS encoding putative hydro-lyase, producing the protein MTLPFDVAPFYSTSAKEMRELIRAGEWNYPTSGLCHCNVQANMIVLPKEWAYDFLVFAQRNPKPCPILDITEPGEFEAKLIAPGSDVRTDIPKYRVWKDGVLADEPSDVIKYWRDDLVAFLLGCSFSFEGALLEAGIPIRHIDMNCNVPMYITNIQNKPAGRLSGPMVVSMRPVKFEQVPKAVLSTGRFPAVHGAPIHVGDPSAIGIKDVNKPDFGDAVEIREGETPVFWACGVTPQAVLMNSKPPFAITHAPGYMFIGDPKDVDYAVF
- the rlmD gene encoding 23S rRNA (uracil(1939)-C(5))-methyltransferase RlmD produces the protein MYSIAMMMQGDKLNVTIADINNEGEGVVRAGSERFVLFVPDALPGEEAEVRVVSKKKNYGTAKLLERRSTSPDRTAPVCPSFGRCGGCQLQHIAYNAQLKMKEKTVRDALERIGGFHAPKVAPCEPSPSQWGYRNKASLPVQSFCGERVHAGFYKKRSHEIIPYTQCAVLDPKINEIARALLAALKEAGFCGVREGGGPQSGLLRHVVIRQARFTEDSLVAVIGSRALSDAETRRLNTVAKKIKGLGGLVYNINAEPGNFIWGSRTIPIFGASVMTERLGPYKFTFEASSFFQVNSEQAAALYECAAKLALADSPKNILELYSGTGSLTVFLAANGAAVTAVESWLPAAKYIKTNAEQNGITTITHKAAQAEDIAEELSRGSYDTVVVDPPRTGCDEKVIAAIIKISPKRVVYVSCNPATLARDAAKL